Proteins encoded together in one Candidatus Nitrosocaldus cavascurensis window:
- a CDS encoding AAA family ATPase encodes MDSERIRELVYKSYSSKPSYVEVMPGVPEDYKRIETLGQLLEVNYKYISVDEQMRRNLIEKRRSMKNPYPGIIGYDDVIAATDRAILAGHDILYIGKIGQAKTKLAETIARNLLSPIPAVKGCIIHDIPTLLPADELARLLAGYEPEHMTLEFHICNECEYRIRDDGLDTRIEWIDGMSRYRYVLATPDISIKDLVGQIDAAKIAKGATLYSIASYSPGQLLQARHGILCIDELPVLDPRKQVVLLSVLQEGKFTTGSYPVIFKPYVRVIATANPVDYTHASKIIEPLVDRFESHIVTHYPYTIRDEMAIMVQEAKVDHSYSSVVLPIFMLKMIARITHLAREHPDVNKEKGVSVRMSIHALELLISEAMRVRALYNDGVAAVPRPSDMHAIVPAAKFELSELEDSSENRRRVLEQIMDESLKQTSLEYVMDLTQEQLASIREEFKGRSITVAQTTLWGDGNSRRDGGIHNNHDEVYSIQLAKFRVLPALIDSIMLKVEREHVEFMEYLRRHGIDTRLLEIGEGGSSNSSGSDSVGEIKASIFELVLEGLRHMRPPVLDRREKGVYVAT; translated from the coding sequence ATGGATTCAGAAAGGATAAGGGAGTTGGTGTATAAAAGTTACTCCTCTAAGCCAAGTTACGTTGAGGTTATGCCTGGAGTTCCTGAAGATTACAAGAGGATAGAGACCCTTGGACAACTCCTTGAGGTTAACTACAAGTACATCAGTGTAGATGAGCAGATGAGGAGGAACCTTATAGAGAAGAGGAGGAGCATGAAGAATCCCTATCCAGGGATAATAGGCTATGATGATGTTATAGCAGCAACTGATAGAGCAATACTTGCTGGACATGACATACTCTACATAGGCAAGATAGGGCAGGCAAAGACCAAGCTTGCTGAGACGATAGCAAGGAACCTACTCTCCCCAATACCAGCAGTTAAAGGGTGCATAATACATGATATACCAACCCTTCTACCTGCTGATGAACTTGCAAGGCTGCTTGCAGGTTATGAGCCAGAGCATATGACACTTGAGTTCCATATATGCAATGAGTGTGAGTACAGGATAAGGGATGATGGGCTTGATACTAGGATAGAGTGGATAGATGGCATGTCAAGGTATAGGTATGTGCTTGCTACCCCAGACATCTCTATAAAGGATCTTGTAGGACAGATAGATGCAGCAAAGATAGCAAAGGGTGCTACACTATACAGCATAGCATCCTACTCTCCAGGACAGTTGCTGCAAGCAAGGCATGGCATACTATGCATAGATGAGCTTCCAGTTCTAGACCCAAGGAAGCAAGTAGTGCTTCTAAGCGTACTGCAGGAGGGCAAGTTCACAACAGGCTCCTATCCTGTAATCTTCAAGCCATATGTTAGGGTTATAGCAACAGCAAACCCCGTTGATTACACACATGCAAGCAAGATAATAGAGCCATTGGTAGATAGGTTTGAGAGCCACATAGTTACACACTACCCATACACGATAAGGGATGAGATGGCTATAATGGTGCAGGAGGCTAAGGTTGACCATTCCTATAGCAGTGTAGTGCTTCCAATATTCATGCTTAAGATGATTGCTAGGATAACACATCTTGCAAGAGAGCATCCAGATGTAAACAAGGAGAAGGGTGTAAGCGTTAGGATGAGCATACATGCTCTTGAACTCCTTATAAGCGAGGCAATGAGGGTTAGAGCACTCTACAATGATGGGGTTGCAGCAGTACCAAGACCATCTGATATGCATGCTATAGTACCAGCAGCAAAGTTCGAACTATCTGAGTTGGAGGATAGTAGTGAGAATAGGAGGAGGGTGCTTGAGCAGATAATGGATGAGAGCCTAAAACAGACATCCTTGGAGTATGTGATGGATCTTACACAGGAGCAGTTGGCAAGCATAAGGGAGGAGTTCAAGGGTAGATCCATCACTGTTGCACAGACAACCCTATGGGGTGATGGTAATAGCAGAAGGGATGGAGGAATTCATAACAATCATGATGAGGTGTATAGCATACAACTAGCAAAGTTCAGGGTATTGCCAGCACTAATAGATAGCATTATGCTAAAGGTGGAGAGGGAGCATGTGGAGTTCATGGAGTATCTAAGGAGACATGGGATAGATACAAGACTGCTAGAGATAGGTGAGGGAGGTAGTAGCAACAGTAGTGGTAGTGATAGTGTTGGGGAGATAAAGGCATCGATATTCGAACTTGTTCTGGAGGGTTTGAGGCATATGAGGCCTCCAGTTCTAGATAGGAGGGAGAAGGGGGTTTATGTGGCAACCTAA
- a CDS encoding 30S ribosomal protein S13, which translates to MSAQEFRHIVRVAGKDVDGRKKIVAALAELKGVGYNFAYSLLTALGIDPNMRIGFASDSHITAIENGLKDPISIGFPTWYLNRQKDMDTGKDMHLLSSDLEFIVKSDIEREKGVMSWRGYRHMYGLKVRGQRTRTTGRKGGTVGVRKGGKAAAAAQQQQQQQQK; encoded by the coding sequence ATGAGTGCTCAGGAGTTCAGGCATATAGTTAGGGTTGCTGGAAAGGATGTGGATGGGCGCAAGAAGATAGTTGCTGCCCTAGCAGAACTGAAGGGCGTAGGATACAACTTTGCCTACTCCCTGCTTACAGCCCTTGGTATAGATCCAAACATGAGGATAGGGTTTGCATCAGACTCTCATATAACAGCAATAGAGAATGGTTTGAAGGACCCTATAAGTATAGGCTTCCCCACATGGTACCTCAATAGGCAGAAGGATATGGATACTGGTAAGGATATGCATCTACTCAGCTCTGATCTTGAGTTTATAGTCAAGAGTGATATAGAGAGGGAGAAGGGTGTAATGAGTTGGAGAGGGTACAGGCATATGTATGGCTTGAAGGTTAGGGGTCAGAGGACCAGAACAACTGGCAGGAAAGGTGGTACCGTTGGTGTTAGGAAAGGAGGTAAGGCTGCTGCAGCAGCACAACAACAGCAGCAACAGCAGCAGAAGTGA
- a CDS encoding 30S ribosomal protein S4 yields the protein MGDVKKPRKTYHRPKRHWDSSLLMQELEIVGNYGLRNKRELWKAQSELSRIRKRARDLLALPVEVRSKREVELLRSLSRLGLVGENATLDDVLNLKVHDLLERRLQTMVFKKGLAKTPLQARQMIVHRHVMIGDRCVDRPGYWVQRGEEDKITLA from the coding sequence ATGGGTGATGTGAAGAAACCAAGGAAGACATACCATAGACCTAAGAGACACTGGGACTCTTCCCTTCTAATGCAGGAACTTGAGATAGTTGGTAACTATGGGCTGAGGAACAAGCGTGAGTTATGGAAGGCACAATCAGAACTATCAAGGATAAGGAAGAGGGCAAGGGATCTACTTGCACTTCCAGTGGAGGTTAGGAGCAAGAGAGAGGTAGAACTGCTCAGATCACTTAGCAGGCTGGGTTTGGTAGGAGAGAATGCTACACTTGATGATGTGCTTAACCTCAAGGTTCACGATCTGCTTGAACGTAGGCTCCAGACCATGGTCTTCAAGAAGGGTCTTGCAAAGACACCATTGCAGGCAAGGCAGATGATAGTGCATAGGCATGTGATGATAGGGGATAGATGTGTTGATAGACCTGGATACTGGGTGCAGAGGGGAGAGGAGGATAAGATAACCCTAGCCTAA
- the cobT gene encoding nicotinate mononucleotide-dependent phosphoribosyltransferase CobT — MHEFYGNSKSVGIALNKDEGVRFLNSIAGKEFRFILITSYTETAEIDGITVAGANKDLIKFTPPADAEFLYLGRCRCIDSVPATPDGKPTPAVITRAMLKLADIPLSIVDSGSIVKPMVPHYTMATTHGRSIIHGYAMSREEVEGIYRHSIELGRILARSADCLIIGESIPAGTTTALAVMLAMGIDARFKVSSSMPSNPHELKLRVVEEGMRNAGVEFGSLKDDPLNAIAMLGDPMMPCAAGLAVGAMDHASVMLAGGTQMTAVLAVINALSNRLDNIAIATTSYIVNDQSADIRYLVSNAAGADAHVPLIYADPTLTLSSKNGLRAYAEGFVKEGVGAGGACIAALARNRFRLDADDILHAIEMEYEYAIEIPMKGVRNTLDG; from the coding sequence ATGCATGAGTTCTATGGTAATAGCAAGAGTGTAGGAATAGCACTGAACAAGGATGAAGGGGTTAGGTTCCTCAACTCAATAGCAGGCAAGGAGTTCAGGTTCATACTCATAACATCCTACACTGAGACTGCAGAGATAGATGGGATAACAGTTGCTGGAGCAAACAAGGATCTGATCAAGTTCACACCTCCAGCAGATGCAGAGTTCCTCTACCTAGGAAGGTGTAGATGCATAGACTCTGTACCAGCAACACCAGATGGCAAGCCAACACCAGCAGTAATAACAAGGGCAATGCTCAAACTTGCTGATATACCATTGAGCATAGTAGACTCTGGCAGCATAGTTAAGCCAATGGTACCTCACTACACTATGGCTACTACCCATGGTAGAAGCATAATACATGGATATGCTATGAGCAGGGAGGAGGTTGAAGGTATATACAGGCATAGCATAGAGTTGGGAAGGATACTTGCAAGGAGTGCTGATTGCTTAATCATAGGTGAGAGCATACCTGCTGGTACAACAACTGCACTTGCTGTTATGCTTGCAATGGGTATAGATGCTAGGTTCAAGGTGAGCAGTAGCATGCCTAGCAATCCTCATGAACTGAAGTTAAGAGTGGTTGAGGAAGGGATGAGGAATGCTGGAGTTGAGTTTGGTTCCCTCAAGGATGACCCATTAAATGCAATAGCAATGCTTGGGGATCCAATGATGCCATGTGCTGCTGGTTTAGCAGTAGGGGCTATGGATCATGCTAGCGTTATGCTTGCTGGAGGAACACAGATGACTGCAGTTCTAGCAGTGATCAATGCTCTAAGCAATAGGTTGGATAACATTGCTATAGCAACAACATCCTACATAGTTAATGATCAGAGCGCAGATATAAGGTATCTTGTTAGTAATGCTGCTGGTGCTGATGCACATGTGCCGTTAATCTATGCAGATCCAACACTTACACTATCTAGCAAGAATGGGCTTAGAGCTTATGCTGAGGGCTTTGTGAAGGAAGGTGTTGGTGCTGGAGGAGCATGCATTGCAGCATTGGCAAGGAATAGATTCAGGCTAGATGCTGATGATATACTTCATGCCATTGAGATGGAGTATGAATATGCTATAGAGATACCAATGAAGGGAGTACGTAATACACTGGATGGATGA
- a CDS encoding MBL fold metallo-hydrolase, whose amino-acid sequence MIVRQIKVGRMANFTYIVGDESSKVAAVIDPSWDLEVVMDEIKRNSMRLEYIINTHTHFDHVLGNEQLKALTGAKIVMHANSPLDKDVAVDDNDVIALGNLRIKVIYTPGHSKDSICLLVENKLFTGDTLFVGSCGRVDLPGGDAGELYESLRRIASLDESIEVYPGHDYGYERYSTIGKEKRSNPVLRVKSKDEFIMLVGG is encoded by the coding sequence ATGATTGTGAGGCAGATAAAGGTAGGGAGGATGGCAAACTTCACATATATAGTAGGGGATGAGTCAAGCAAGGTTGCAGCAGTTATAGATCCATCATGGGATCTAGAGGTTGTAATGGATGAGATTAAGCGTAATAGTATGAGGTTGGAGTATATAATAAACACACATACACACTTTGATCATGTGCTTGGGAATGAGCAGTTGAAGGCTCTAACAGGTGCAAAGATAGTAATGCATGCTAACTCTCCACTAGATAAGGATGTTGCCGTTGATGATAATGATGTTATAGCATTAGGTAACCTAAGAATAAAGGTTATCTACACACCAGGGCACTCAAAGGATAGCATATGTTTACTTGTTGAAAACAAATTGTTTACAGGGGATACACTATTCGTTGGCTCATGTGGTAGGGTAGATCTTCCTGGAGGAGATGCAGGTGAACTCTATGAGAGTTTGAGGAGGATTGCTAGCTTAGATGAGAGCATAGAGGTATACCCTGGGCATGACTATGGTTATGAGAGATACTCAACAATAGGCAAGGAGAAGAGGAGCAATCCAGTGTTGAGGGTTAAGAGCAAGGATGAGTTCATTATGCTTGTAGGTGGTTAG
- a CDS encoding NAD(P)H-hydrate epimerase, which translates to MDAITTQEMMGIEERAHAMGVVRLLMMENAGAGVAHHIASKFNDKDLEEKRVLLIAGLGNNGGDAMVAARHLTHYRTDVTVLLIGRSKDIRTEEARTNWSILERMSRSIRLVEFDEHSMNSIRSMIMMDADIIVDGIFGTGIKGSIREPHSSIIDAINANKKAYKVAVDVPSGLDPDTGRYEKCVKADATITFHRVKRGLLISSDVCGKIIVWPIGIPPEAESG; encoded by the coding sequence ATGGATGCTATAACAACTCAGGAGATGATGGGTATAGAGGAGAGGGCTCATGCAATGGGTGTAGTAAGGCTGCTCATGATGGAGAATGCAGGTGCAGGTGTTGCCCATCACATAGCAAGTAAGTTCAATGACAAGGATCTTGAGGAGAAGAGAGTGCTACTCATAGCAGGGTTAGGGAACAATGGAGGGGATGCTATGGTTGCAGCAAGGCACCTAACCCATTATAGGACAGATGTTACAGTTCTACTCATAGGTAGAAGCAAGGATATAAGGACTGAGGAGGCAAGGACTAATTGGAGCATACTGGAGAGGATGAGCAGGAGCATAAGGCTTGTAGAGTTCGATGAGCATTCAATGAACAGCATAAGGAGCATGATCATGATGGATGCTGATATCATAGTTGATGGTATATTTGGTACTGGCATAAAGGGCAGCATAAGGGAGCCTCATTCAAGCATAATAGATGCTATAAATGCAAACAAGAAGGCTTACAAGGTTGCTGTTGATGTACCATCAGGCCTAGATCCAGATACTGGGAGGTATGAGAAGTGTGTTAAGGCAGATGCTACCATCACGTTTCATAGGGTAAAGAGAGGCTTACTTATAAGTAGCGATGTCTGTGGTAAGATAATAGTATGGCCAATAGGCATACCACCAGAGGCTGAATCTGGTTGA
- a CDS encoding translin family protein, translated as MGDVDYLKEPLDRIMEMLKAIEERRERLIKGTRDVVMLCSKAIVNIHASDLNTAGEQIVRAANMMDELKHVAEEYPNLQAYLVGAEAELVEARALYSIVREHRVPIIDGLSMTSMKAYLLGLLDCIGELKRQVYDRVREGKGSDALRLFSMMEALYAMLLPFSAYDNIVQGVKRKVDVARILIEDVRAMLTEEVRRSSMLEVMQRMEMMVEKEKSIGVGREEKEESNKEKRMEEGDE; from the coding sequence ATGGGTGATGTGGATTACCTTAAGGAGCCTCTTGATAGAATTATGGAGATGCTCAAGGCTATTGAGGAGAGGAGGGAGAGGCTCATCAAGGGTACAAGGGATGTTGTTATGCTATGCAGCAAGGCTATAGTGAATATACATGCAAGTGATCTCAACACTGCAGGGGAGCAGATAGTAAGAGCAGCAAATATGATGGATGAGTTGAAGCATGTAGCAGAGGAGTACCCTAATCTACAGGCATACCTTGTTGGTGCTGAGGCAGAACTGGTTGAGGCAAGGGCTCTCTACAGCATAGTTAGAGAGCATAGAGTACCAATCATAGATGGGTTGAGTATGACTAGTATGAAGGCATATCTGCTTGGTTTACTTGACTGTATAGGGGAGTTGAAGAGGCAAGTATACGATAGGGTTAGGGAAGGGAAGGGTAGCGATGCATTGAGGCTATTCAGTATGATGGAAGCATTGTATGCCATGCTCCTCCCATTCTCAGCATACGATAACATAGTACAGGGAGTAAAGAGGAAGGTAGACGTGGCAAGGATACTTATAGAGGATGTTAGAGCAATGCTTACAGAAGAGGTTAGGAGGAGTTCGATGCTGGAGGTTATGCAGAGGATGGAGATGATGGTTGAGAAGGAGAAGAGTATAGGAGTAGGAAGAGAAGAGAAGGAGGAGAGTAATAAGGAGAAGAGAATGGAAGAAGGAGATGAATGA
- a CDS encoding endonuclease V: MLQVETIKRYQSRMACKVVAHDVVDVESIRYAVGVDVAYKGDMAFAAAVMVDRLDGKIVYESNSISRVYIPYIPGLLFLREGAPMLSALRSLIKYVYGRSCIGCIDDCIVIVDGNGMLHPRLFGLACYIGILIDIPTVGVSKSLLCGTIISKSSDGSVMLNGREVARVVEYNGKRIYVSIGHKISLDSAEGIVRSLIHYGEEAAAEGVRARARKSKSIPLSSSSLPSSLPLPEPLRLAHNAANALRRSQALH, encoded by the coding sequence ATGCTCCAAGTTGAGACTATTAAGCGCTATCAGTCAAGGATGGCCTGTAAGGTTGTAGCACATGATGTTGTTGATGTTGAGAGCATCAGGTATGCAGTTGGCGTTGATGTGGCATACAAGGGTGATATGGCATTTGCAGCAGCTGTTATGGTTGATAGGCTAGATGGTAAGATAGTGTATGAGTCAAATAGCATAAGCAGGGTATACATACCATACATACCAGGGCTACTATTCCTGAGGGAGGGTGCACCAATGCTGAGTGCATTGAGGAGCCTGATCAAGTATGTGTATGGGAGATCTTGCATAGGTTGCATAGATGACTGCATAGTCATTGTTGATGGTAATGGTATGCTCCATCCAAGGTTATTTGGACTTGCATGCTACATAGGCATCCTCATAGATATCCCAACGGTAGGGGTAAGCAAGTCCCTACTCTGTGGTACAATCATAAGCAAGAGCAGTGATGGGAGCGTTATGCTGAATGGCAGGGAGGTTGCTAGGGTAGTAGAGTACAATGGTAAGAGGATATACGTTAGCATAGGACATAAGATAAGCCTAGATAGTGCAGAGGGCATAGTTAGATCACTCATCCATTATGGAGAGGAGGCTGCAGCAGAAGGAGTAAGAGCAAGGGCAAGAAAGTCAAAGTCAATACCATTATCCTCTTCTTCTTTACCATCATCCCTACCATTGCCAGAACCATTGAGGCTTGCACATAATGCTGCTAATGCACTGCGTAGATCTCAGGCCTTACATTGA
- a CDS encoding NAD(P)/FAD-dependent oxidoreductase has translation MHSNGYDYDIIVAGAGIAGTIAAISAAKHNNSMRILLIDKNPEYEAGKKTLNGWVCGDAVGKNNVDYLAKHTGLRWDRPEIEHDVKGVVAYSPDHETPIYFEGDGYILNRRLLPFKQIEYAKKLGVEFRWNVMLRQVIAEDGYVKGVQGIDLSSNQPFKARARVVIDCTGIASLLRSTLPIHTYIQRSIDKDDIEATGRYILTFDPAKEDRTYFDPDYAIIHLNQIIAPGGYAWVFPKSDRKVNIGLGVQHRSLELRNAMLKRSDTLKSLIDAYVASNPVISNPRLADGKDDDGNAWGTWQVSVRRQNDCLVANGYMLAGDSAWMPKPLDAGGIGPAIIAGVIAGRDAVYAIESNDVSEYGLWRYNVDFVDEYGYKTAGLEVFRRFLQTLSNEQINYGMKHFISKLDVEKISKGEHPDFGYVDKISMLIRGVLHRRTAEGLKYTADVNRVLVEHYRNYPRSPDGFREWHKRLMTILNDAFARFNVRPEIYAVH, from the coding sequence ATGCATAGTAATGGTTATGATTACGATATAATAGTTGCTGGGGCTGGTATAGCAGGTACTATAGCAGCAATAAGCGCTGCAAAGCATAACAATAGCATGAGGATACTCCTCATCGATAAGAACCCAGAGTATGAGGCAGGTAAGAAGACCTTGAATGGTTGGGTATGTGGCGATGCTGTAGGCAAGAACAATGTAGATTATCTAGCAAAGCATACAGGGTTAAGATGGGATAGACCAGAGATTGAGCATGATGTGAAGGGAGTAGTTGCATACTCCCCAGACCATGAGACCCCAATATACTTTGAGGGCGATGGCTACATACTGAACAGAAGGCTACTACCATTCAAGCAGATAGAGTATGCAAAGAAGTTAGGGGTAGAGTTCAGATGGAATGTGATGCTTAGGCAGGTCATAGCAGAGGATGGCTATGTTAAGGGTGTTCAAGGAATAGATTTAAGCAGTAATCAGCCATTCAAGGCTAGGGCAAGGGTTGTTATAGACTGTACTGGTATAGCATCCCTGCTAAGATCTACCCTGCCCATACACACGTATATACAGAGGAGCATAGATAAGGATGATATAGAGGCTACTGGAAGGTATATACTAACCTTCGATCCAGCCAAGGAGGATAGAACATACTTCGACCCAGACTATGCTATAATCCATCTCAACCAGATCATTGCTCCAGGTGGCTATGCATGGGTATTCCCTAAATCTGATAGGAAGGTGAATATAGGTTTAGGGGTTCAGCATAGAAGCCTTGAGTTGAGGAATGCAATGCTCAAGAGGAGCGATACGCTCAAATCACTAATAGATGCCTATGTAGCAAGTAACCCAGTTATCAGTAACCCAAGGCTTGCAGATGGAAAGGATGATGATGGCAATGCTTGGGGCACATGGCAGGTATCTGTTAGGAGGCAGAATGACTGCTTGGTAGCAAATGGATACATGCTTGCTGGGGACTCTGCATGGATGCCAAAGCCTCTTGATGCTGGAGGCATAGGTCCAGCAATAATTGCAGGGGTTATAGCAGGTAGGGATGCTGTTTATGCTATTGAGAGCAATGATGTGAGTGAGTATGGGTTATGGAGGTACAATGTAGACTTTGTTGATGAGTATGGCTACAAGACAGCAGGGCTAGAGGTGTTCAGGAGGTTCCTACAGACACTCTCCAATGAGCAGATAAACTATGGGATGAAGCACTTCATCTCTAAGCTTGATGTTGAGAAGATAAGCAAGGGAGAGCATCCAGACTTTGGGTATGTGGATAAGATAAGCATGCTTATAAGGGGAGTATTGCATAGGAGGACTGCTGAGGGCTTGAAGTACACAGCAGATGTTAACAGGGTGCTGGTTGAGCACTATAGGAACTATCCTAGAAGCCCAGATGGGTTTAGAGAATGGCATAAGAGGCTCATGACCATCCTGAACGATGCATTTGCTAGGTTCAATGTAAGGCCTGAGATCTACGCAGTGCATTAG
- a CDS encoding RNA-binding domain-containing protein, translating to MDVKKIGSVFTSAEIELIVHATESLDKLIDALGSTLGVRSSILTREVLTGHHGNEIILLKGGVVGDDARNLADRLMGSLSSEDILRIYRDFDLYTDNRSSFYIRISKQEMVKGRIRLSQSDAVRIRLRLAKRMHKASLEALRSALVG from the coding sequence TGCAGAGATAGAACTTATAGTACATGCAACTGAGAGCCTTGATAAGTTGATCGATGCTCTTGGCAGTACCTTAGGGGTGAGGAGTAGCATATTAACCAGAGAGGTGCTGACTGGGCACCATGGCAATGAGATAATACTGCTCAAGGGGGGTGTTGTTGGTGATGATGCAAGGAACCTTGCAGATAGGCTCATGGGATCGTTGAGTAGTGAAGATATCCTTCGCATATATAGGGACTTTGACCTCTACACAGATAACAGATCATCATTCTACATAAGGATAAGCAAGCAGGAGATGGTTAAGGGGAGGATAAGGCTCTCACAGTCTGATGCTGTAAGAATAAGGCTAAGGCTTGCAAAGCGCATGCATAAAGCATCCCTTGAAGCGTTGAGGAGTGCCTTGGTTGGTTGA